From Schistocerca americana isolate TAMUIC-IGC-003095 chromosome 9, iqSchAmer2.1, whole genome shotgun sequence, the proteins below share one genomic window:
- the LOC124550876 gene encoding uncharacterized protein LOC124550876 yields the protein MFRDRKPSRGPAGRGRGVYRPSGLKPRGAGGIGPWPTKGRRFVDAPYNINKKNKLKEQKQVQTAVNPRAVAEDFVGYRQRMLITLDPDRKLEEKEIAQIKEALLDALEPLEDGYFPQFYGTSVAKGALVMSCANEQTKLWLERIVPDLKPWKGAKLLVKPKGEVVQGTKVLLKTPKLFAKTEPKKILQMLGTQNKTLDTSLWKNVSVTSEATGQTLVFMVDDQSLEAIRALDNKVYLGLGNVDLVILNEEDGKQTSADTDEKNEEESDKQTSGDTDMKNEEGDAMKMSVDADMKNEEEVAKQTPSDTDMKNQEEAAKQTSVDTDMKNQEEADKETCVDTDMKNKAEADKQTT from the exons ATGTTTCGAGACAGGAAGCCATCAAG AGGACCAGCAGGAAGAGGCAGAGGAGTATATCGACCCTCAGGCTTAAAACCCCGAGGTGCAGGAG GTATTGGGCCCTGGCCTACCAAAGGAAGACGATTTGTTGATGCGCCTTACAATATTAATAAGAAGAACAAACTGAAAGAACAAAAACAGGTACAGACAGCTGTAAATCCACGGGCTGTTGCAGAAGATTTTGTGGGGTACAGACAGAGGATGTTGATAACACTAGATCCCGATCGAAAATTAGAGGAAAAGGAAATAGCCCAAATCAAAGAAGCACTCCTAGATGCTCTTGAACCTCTAGAGGATGGGTATTTTCCACAGTTTTACGGGACTTCCGTGGCGAAGGGTGCGCTCGTTATGTCTTGTGCCAACGAGCAGACAAAACTCTGGCTAGAGAGAATTGTGCCAGATTTGAAGCCGTGGAAGGGTGCAAAGCTCCTAGTAAAGCCTAAAGGGGAGGTCGTACAAGGAACTAAGGTGCTACTCAAGACGCCAAAGTTGTTTGCCAAGACAGAGCCAAAAAAAATCTTGCAGATGCTTGGCACTCAAAACAAAACCCTCGATACAAGCCTTTGGAAGAATGTCAGTGTGACTTCTGAAGCTACAGGCCAGACTCTAGTCTTCATGGTTGATGACCAGTCTCTCGAAGCCATCCGGGCCTTGGACAATAAAGTTTACCTCGGATTAGGCAATGTTGATTTAGTTATCTTAAATGAGGAGGATGGCAAGCAGACCTCTGCAGATACAGATGAGAAAAATGAGGAAGAGAGTGACAAGCAGACCTCTGGAGATACAGACATGAAAAACGAGGAGGGAGATGCCATGAAGATGTCTGTAGATGCAGACATGAAAAATGAGGAGGAAGTGGCCAAGCAGACACCTTCAGATACAGACATGAAAAATCAGGAGGAAGCTGCCAAGCAGACGTCTGTAGACACAGACATGAAAAATCAAGAGGAAGCTGACAAAGAGACATGTGTAGATACAGACATGAAAAACAAGGCGGAAGCTGACAAGCAGACCACCTAG